GATCATCGCCGTCGACGTGGCCGACAAGAAGCTGGAGATGGCCAGACACTTCGGCGCCACTCACACCGTGAACGGCGGCAAGGAGAGCGCCGTCATGAAGTGCAAGGAGCTCACCGGCGGCCACGGCCCCGACTTCACCTTCGAGGCGGTCGGCATCCCGAGCCTGATGATGGAGACGCACGCCGCCGCGCGGCGCGGCGGCACCACGACCATCGTCGGGGTGGGCAAGCTCACCGAGCAGGTGCCGTTCAACGCCCTCATGCTCTCCATGGAGGGCAAGACGGTGAAGGGCAGCTTCTACGGCGACACGAACTTCATGAGTGACTTCCCGATGCTGCTCGAGCTGTACACCAGCGGCAAGCTCAACCTCGACGACATGGTCAGCGCGACCTACTCGATCGAGGACGCGCCGCGCGCGCTGCAGGACCTGGAGAAGGGCGTGAACGCGCGAGGCGTGATCGTCTACCGCTAGGGAACGGCTCTAAGGGACGGGCGGAATCACGCTGCCCGCGATCTGGTGCCGCAGCGACAGGCGCAGGCCGCCGTCGAGGTAGATGCGCTGCACCAGCGCCCGCGCGCGCTCGGGGTCGGCCACGAAGCGGATGCGCAGCCGGTCGGTCTCGACGAGACAGTCCTCGACCCACTCGCTCGAGACGACCTGCTCGAACGCAGCCGCCAGGCGGTTGCGGTCGGTGAACTCCAGCGTGTGCACGTACACGCCCGCAGGTTTGGCAAGGCGCGTGCCGGGAGTCAGGCGCCGGTGCGGCGGTCTGGGCCCGGCGCCTGCCCAGCGGCTGCACACGGCTCGACCAGAAACTGCGCACGGCGGACAATGCGGGCGTGTACTGCGAGGCTGCGCCCGGTCCGCGTCTCTCGGCCTTCGTCGAGCGGCTGTGTTTCTCGAGCGACGACGCGCCCGGCGCGCCTCCCGCCGTGCGGGTGGTGCCGGACGGCGCGGTCGACCTCTTGTTCTCGGCTGCGGCCGCCGGCGGTGCGTGCAGCGCCGAGCTCTTCGGCCTGAAGACGCGGGCGCTCCTGGTCGCGACCCCGGACAGCCGCGACAACGTGCTGCTGCGCCTGCGTCCCGGCGCCGTGGCGCGCCTGTTCGGCGTGGCCGCGCACGAGCTCACCGACCGGGCGCTGCCGCTGCGCGAGCTCGTGGGCGCGCCCGCCGACGCGTGGCGCGAGCGGGTCGCGGGCGCGCGCTCCCCGGCCGAGCGCCGCGCCGTGCTCGAACGCGAGCTCGGCGGGTGGTGCGCACGGCGGGCGCGCGCCGAGGACGCGGAGCACGCGCTCGCCGAGCGGGCGGCGGCCGCGCTGCGCCGCAGCTCGGGCGCGCGGCGCATCGCGGCGCTGGCCGAGTCACTGGGCGTGGGCGAGCGCCGGCTCGAGCGCGTGTTCCGCGCGCGCATCGGAGTCACTCCGAAGCGCTTCGCGGCGATCCTGCGCTTCGCGGCCGCGTACCGCGCGCTCGCCGCCGGCGCCGGGCCGCTCGCCGCGGCGTTGGCGCACGGCTACTTCGATCAGGCGCACCTGAACCGCGACTTCCGCCGGCTGGCCGGCGCGCCGCCGCGTCGGATTTTTCCAAGTCCGCGCTGACTCCGGCGGGCTAGGCTCGCGCGCATGAAAAGGCTCTCCCTGCCCGCGTTCCGCCGCGCCCGCGACTTCCTGCACGGCGCCGCGCGGCCACTGGAGCGCGAGCTGTTCGCGCACGAGTTCGAGGGCGGACCCGCCGAGAGTGCGCTGCGGGCGCTCGATGCCTTCCGCAACCCCGATGGCGGCTACGGTCACGGGCTCGAGCCCGACCTGCGCATGCCGGGCTCCTCGGTGCTGGGCACGCTCTCCGCGCTCGACCTCATGCGCGAGCTCGGCTGCGACGCGCGTGAGCCGCGCGTCCGCGGGGCAATCGGCTGGCTCGTCGGCCGCTTCGACCCGGCGCTGCCCGGCTGGCG
The nucleotide sequence above comes from Myxococcota bacterium. Encoded proteins:
- a CDS encoding helix-turn-helix domain-containing protein, which produces MYCEAAPGPRLSAFVERLCFSSDDAPGAPPAVRVVPDGAVDLLFSAAAAGGACSAELFGLKTRALLVATPDSRDNVLLRLRPGAVARLFGVAAHELTDRALPLRELVGAPADAWRERVAGARSPAERRAVLERELGGWCARRARAEDAEHALAERAAAALRRSSGARRIAALAESLGVGERRLERVFRARIGVTPKRFAAILRFAAAYRALAAGAGPLAAALAHGYFDQAHLNRDFRRLAGAPPRRIFPSPR